GGCGCAGTTCCTCGCCGGGCTGTTTGCAGCGGCATCGCTGCCGATGGTGATCGACGCCGACGCACTCAACATCATTTCTGCAAATAATTTACTTGACAAATTGCCCAAAGATGTTATCCTAACGCCGCACCCCGGCGAGTTTGACCGCTTGACAGGCAGGAAGCACACGGACCTTCAGGAACGGATCGTGGCCGCGGCGGCATTCGCTGAAGGCCACGGCCTGAATCTGGTGCTCAAGGGCGCGCCGACCGTCTGCTTTGATGCCGATGGCTTTGGCGTGATCAATCCCACGGGCAACCCCGGACTGGCTACGGCGGGCTCGGGAGACGTGCTGGCGGGCATTATCGGGGCGCTGCGCACCCAAGGGCTGGAATCCTACACTGCCGCCTGGGTGGGGTGCTATCTTCATGGGCGGGCGGCGGACCTGGTGGTGGAAAGCGCAGGCACGGCAATGCTCGTCGCGGGCGACGTGATCACCTATCTTCCCCCCGCCTTCGGTTCGGTCCAGCCTAAAGAAGCCGTGGAGGAGGGGGAATCGTCCTCTCACCACGGCTGCGACGGACACTGCAACAAACATCATTCATGACGTCACCCTTTTCTTCGCGCACGGGATCTTCGTTTCGGTTTTTTGTACAGGCATTCTGGTTGATGGCGGCGCTGGCCTGGACCGCCGTGGTGCTGGATCTGGCGCTGGGGCCGCCGGGCAAGACGGGCTGGATTACGAAACTGCTGGGGGGTGACAAGGTGGTGCATGCCCTTGCCTTTACGGTCGGAGAGATCGTGTGGGTGAAGAGCATCGAGACGCTGGCGCGGCTGCGGCACTGGGCAGCGGTCATTGTCGGGACGCTGATTGCCTTAGCCGTTGGTGTAGCCATAGAGCTTGCGCAGCGCTACACTCCGTCGCGGACCTCCGACATCAAGGATTTTTTTGCCGACGTCGTGGGAGTCCTCCTTGCGCTGGTGGTTTTGAGCCTATGGGCAATCTGGCACACGTCGCGCAGGTCCACACCCCTTGATTCGCATGGAATTACGAAGTAGACATTCCTATTCGGACACATCCAATCTTATTGATTATGAAGGAGAATTAACTTGTCAGGCACCGTCAACCGCGTTATATTAGTGGGGAGACTCGGGAAAGACCCGGAGATCAAGTACACGCCTTCGGGAATGGCTATGGCCACGTTCTCACTGGCCACCGATGAGAACCGCAAAGACAACGAAGGCAAGTGGCAGTCCCAGACGGAATGGCACAATATCATTCTCTGGGGCAAGGAGGCCGAGCGGGCCGGAGAGTTCCTCAAGAAGGGTCGCCTCATCTACGTCGAGGGTCGCCTCCAGACCCGAAGCTGGGATGATCCACAAGGAGGGGGCCAGAGATACCGCACCGAGATCATCGGCAACCGCTTTGTGATGTTAGGTGCGCGTCAGGAAGGTGCAGAAAGTTCGGGGACTACTACTACTTCCGCACCGATGCCGACCCCTGCTGACAGTACAGAACGATCTGCTGAGGATGAGGACTTGCCGTTTTAGGATAGGCGTGGGAAAATTTCTACGGCGTGTCCGAAAACTCTTGACAACCGGAGAAAATTTAGCTATTCTAAACTGGCTACTCGGTAAAGGGGACGGATTCCCCTTGACTGTTGCCAGTGGGTCTTAGAAATCAATATCTTGCCAACAGTTTTG
This genomic stretch from bacterium harbors:
- a CDS encoding VanZ family protein, which gives rise to MTSPFSSRTGSSFRFFVQAFWLMAALAWTAVVLDLALGPPGKTGWITKLLGGDKVVHALAFTVGEIVWVKSIETLARLRHWAAVIVGTLIALAVGVAIELAQRYTPSRTSDIKDFFADVVGVLLALVVLSLWAIWHTSRRSTPLDSHGITK
- a CDS encoding single-stranded DNA-binding protein; the protein is MSGTVNRVILVGRLGKDPEIKYTPSGMAMATFSLATDENRKDNEGKWQSQTEWHNIILWGKEAERAGEFLKKGRLIYVEGRLQTRSWDDPQGGGQRYRTEIIGNRFVMLGARQEGAESSGTTTTSAPMPTPADSTERSAEDEDLPF